One Cupriavidus taiwanensis DNA window includes the following coding sequences:
- a CDS encoding ATP-binding protein, which translates to MNGWRRVRALFPLSLFWRNFLAFWLGMAAIVGIGMALTAAVAWYRFEALDGLSPAALTADAVEVARTHGRPGLRRWLRAMDSHASALDVYIVDHALHDMLGRQLPARLRNHLADRIVPMWGAGMIGQAVAQVPRPGARVSWWDPQPITLPDGSEVLMLFLPFDSSRWEVLHLSPVALALGLFALAVSAPLCWALTRHVSGPVRRLREATQALADGELATRTPPVLARRADELGQLARDFDAMADRLQRLVDWREQLLRNIAHELRSPLGRLRLSLELARRRDATLELQFERIERETERLDALVERTLQLARLHAMAPVRSAIDLAGLVDVIVADARFEAAARGVAIRWTAPDELRFDADAAALGSAIENILRNAIRYTDPAAPVSVTLRADAQAIRLDIVDGGPGVPAEALASLFEPFYRVRSGPGQPAGAGLGLSIAQAGIAAHGGTVCARNAAPRGLAVSVCLPRAA; encoded by the coding sequence GTGAACGGCTGGCGTCGCGTGCGCGCGCTGTTTCCGCTGTCGCTGTTCTGGCGCAACTTCCTGGCGTTCTGGCTGGGCATGGCCGCGATCGTCGGCATCGGCATGGCGCTGACGGCCGCGGTGGCGTGGTACCGCTTCGAGGCGCTCGACGGCCTGAGCCCCGCCGCGCTGACCGCGGACGCGGTCGAGGTGGCGCGCACCCACGGCCGTCCCGGACTGCGGCGCTGGCTGCGGGCGATGGACTCGCATGCGTCGGCGCTGGACGTCTATATCGTCGACCACGCGCTGCACGACATGCTGGGCCGCCAGCTGCCGGCGCGGCTGCGCAACCATCTCGCCGACCGCATCGTGCCGATGTGGGGCGCGGGCATGATCGGCCAGGCGGTCGCGCAGGTGCCGCGGCCCGGCGCGCGTGTGTCCTGGTGGGATCCGCAACCGATCACGCTGCCGGACGGCAGCGAAGTGCTGATGCTGTTCCTGCCGTTCGACTCGTCGCGCTGGGAGGTTTTGCACCTGTCGCCGGTGGCGCTGGCGCTCGGCCTGTTCGCGCTGGCGGTCTCGGCGCCGCTGTGCTGGGCCCTGACGCGGCACGTGAGCGGCCCGGTGCGCCGCCTGCGCGAAGCCACGCAGGCCCTTGCCGACGGCGAACTGGCCACGCGCACGCCGCCGGTGCTGGCGCGCCGCGCCGACGAGCTGGGCCAGCTCGCTCGCGATTTCGATGCCATGGCGGACCGGCTGCAGCGCCTGGTCGACTGGCGCGAGCAGCTGCTGCGCAATATCGCGCATGAACTGCGCTCGCCGCTGGGGCGGCTGCGCCTGTCGCTGGAACTGGCGCGCCGCCGCGACGCCACGCTCGAACTGCAGTTCGAGCGCATCGAGCGCGAGACGGAGCGGCTCGATGCCCTGGTCGAGCGCACGCTGCAGCTGGCGCGGCTGCACGCGATGGCGCCGGTGCGCAGCGCCATCGACCTCGCCGGACTGGTCGACGTGATCGTGGCCGATGCCCGCTTCGAGGCCGCGGCCCGCGGCGTGGCGATCCGCTGGACCGCGCCCGACGAACTGCGCTTCGACGCCGATGCCGCGGCGCTGGGCAGCGCCATCGAGAACATCCTGCGCAATGCCATCCGCTACACCGACCCGGCCGCGCCGGTGAGCGTGACGTTGCGGGCCGACGCGCAAGCGATCCGGCTCGACATCGTCGACGGCGGCCCGGGCGTGCCGGCCGAAGCGCTGGCCAGCCTGTTCGAACCGTTCTATCGCGTGCGCAGCGGGCCGGGCCAGCCGGCCGGCGCGGGACTGGGGCTCAGCATCGCGCAGGCGGGCATCGCCGCGCATGGCGGCACGGTGTGCGCGCGCAATGCCGCGCCGCGCGGGCTGGCGGTGTCGGTTTGCCTGCCGCGCGCGGCATGA
- a CDS encoding response regulator transcription factor gives MLMCSDPPPARVLLIDDDLELAQMLREYLEPDHCTVTLAHTRAQGETLLARDDYDVALLDLMLPDGNGLELLRRHRARSQRPVIMFTAHGDETDRVLGLELGADDYLSKPFSPRELRARMHAVLRRFRCALPATGASPWLETGALRLNLASGEAMHGPARAVLTGAEQRVLEILMRSAGRVVTREEIGRFALGRAPERYDRSLDTHVSALRRKLALDGTAAPLRIRNLRGQGYLLVQAP, from the coding sequence ATGCTGATGTGTTCTGACCCGCCGCCTGCGCGCGTGCTGCTGATCGACGACGACCTGGAACTGGCGCAGATGCTGCGCGAGTACCTGGAGCCCGACCACTGCACCGTCACGCTGGCGCATACCCGCGCCCAGGGCGAGACCCTGCTGGCCCGCGATGACTACGATGTCGCGCTGCTGGACCTGATGCTGCCCGACGGCAACGGGCTGGAGCTGCTGCGGCGGCATCGCGCGCGCTCGCAGCGCCCGGTGATCATGTTTACCGCGCATGGCGACGAGACCGACCGCGTGCTCGGGCTGGAACTGGGTGCCGACGACTACCTGAGCAAGCCCTTCAGCCCGCGCGAACTGCGCGCGCGCATGCATGCGGTGCTGCGCCGGTTCCGCTGCGCGCTGCCGGCCACCGGTGCCAGCCCGTGGCTGGAGACCGGCGCGCTGCGCCTGAACCTGGCTTCCGGCGAAGCCATGCACGGCCCGGCGCGGGCCGTGCTGACCGGCGCCGAGCAGCGCGTGCTGGAAATCCTGATGCGTTCGGCGGGCCGGGTGGTGACGCGCGAGGAGATCGGGCGCTTCGCGCTGGGACGCGCCCCGGAGCGCTACGACCGCAGCCTCGACACGCATGTCAGCGCGCTGCGCCGCAAGCTCGCGCTCGACGGCACCGCCGCGCCGCTGCGCATCCGCAACCTGCGCGGCCAGGGCTACCTGCTGGTGCAGGCGCCGTGA
- a CDS encoding ligand-gated channel protein — translation MPRGPWAKGLAAICAASGMAGAGAQPQDSRTEATLATVVVTAAGSAQDIRDAPASISVVTRSELENKAYRDINDALVEVPGVIVSGGGDRTDISLRGMGAKYTQVLIDGKRQSSRETRTNSDSSGVESSWTPPLAAIERIEVVRGPMSSLYGSDAMGGVVNIITRKVPKQWTGELRGDATLQQHSDSGNQYQGNFYLAGPLKSDLLGLQLYGQSTHRVEDEIDYGFRGRRAESLTAKLALTPTRQHDIVFEATGMRQQRSETVGKTLPPLPPGTPCPRTGCPTSSETDYRSEKYALSHTGRWGFGVSDSYIQQEEFDNRSRRMKIKNLDARTSWAMPLGNHMLSVGAEYLNQRLNDQTGNQIAGGPSQVERYQWALFAEDEWRLAQSFALTGGVRMDHDQNFGQHYSPRLYGVWHAAERWTVKGGVSTGFRAPDLRQTVAGWGQTSRGGNMYGNPDLKPETMVSQELGLLYDKGNGLQAGVTLFNNDFKDKITRVACPLTQCTDGPNQFGAAPTTYMNVDRAYSRGVEASLRWPIAQAWSLTGSYTYTRSEQKTGQYQGQPLNQLPMHLLVATLNWRPSEKVNAWARVNYRGKESQPITGPSSSTVVAPSYTFVDLGATYALTKNVSVFAGIYNLFDKQVNYTDYGYVEDGRRYWMSVAVKF, via the coding sequence ATGCCGCGGGGGCCATGGGCCAAGGGGCTAGCCGCGATATGCGCGGCCTCGGGCATGGCGGGGGCCGGGGCGCAGCCGCAGGATTCCAGGACGGAAGCCACGCTCGCCACCGTGGTGGTGACCGCGGCGGGCAGCGCGCAGGACATCCGCGACGCGCCCGCTTCGATCAGCGTGGTCACGCGTTCGGAGCTGGAGAACAAGGCCTACCGCGACATCAACGACGCACTGGTGGAGGTGCCGGGCGTGATCGTCAGCGGCGGCGGCGACCGCACCGATATCAGCCTGCGCGGCATGGGCGCCAAGTACACCCAGGTGCTGATCGACGGCAAGCGCCAGAGTTCGCGCGAGACCCGCACCAACTCCGACTCGTCCGGCGTCGAGAGCAGCTGGACCCCGCCGCTGGCCGCGATCGAGCGGATCGAGGTGGTGCGCGGGCCGATGTCGTCGCTGTATGGCTCCGATGCCATGGGCGGCGTGGTCAACATCATCACGCGCAAGGTGCCGAAGCAATGGACCGGCGAGCTGCGCGGCGATGCCACGCTGCAGCAGCACAGCGACTCCGGCAACCAGTACCAGGGCAACTTCTACCTGGCCGGCCCGCTCAAGAGCGACCTGCTGGGGCTGCAGCTGTACGGCCAGAGCACCCACCGCGTCGAGGACGAGATCGACTACGGCTTCCGCGGCCGCCGCGCCGAAAGCCTGACCGCCAAGCTGGCGCTGACGCCCACGCGCCAGCACGACATCGTGTTCGAGGCCACCGGCATGCGCCAGCAGCGCAGCGAGACCGTGGGCAAGACCTTGCCGCCGCTGCCGCCCGGCACGCCGTGCCCGCGCACCGGCTGCCCCACGTCGTCCGAGACCGATTACCGCAGCGAGAAATACGCGCTGTCGCACACCGGCCGCTGGGGCTTCGGCGTCTCCGACAGCTATATCCAGCAGGAGGAATTCGACAACCGCAGCCGCCGGATGAAGATCAAGAACCTGGATGCGCGCACCAGCTGGGCCATGCCGCTGGGCAACCACATGCTGTCGGTCGGCGCCGAATACCTGAACCAGCGCCTGAACGACCAGACCGGCAACCAGATCGCCGGCGGCCCCAGCCAGGTCGAGCGCTACCAGTGGGCCCTGTTCGCCGAGGACGAATGGCGCCTGGCGCAGAGCTTTGCGCTGACCGGCGGCGTGCGCATGGACCATGACCAGAACTTCGGCCAGCACTACAGCCCGCGCCTGTACGGCGTGTGGCACGCGGCCGAGCGGTGGACCGTCAAGGGCGGCGTGTCCACCGGCTTCCGTGCGCCGGACCTGCGCCAGACCGTGGCCGGCTGGGGCCAGACCAGCCGCGGCGGCAATATGTACGGCAACCCGGACCTGAAGCCCGAGACCATGGTGTCGCAGGAACTGGGTCTGCTCTACGACAAGGGCAACGGCCTGCAGGCCGGCGTGACGCTGTTCAACAATGACTTCAAGGACAAGATCACGCGCGTGGCCTGCCCGCTCACGCAATGCACCGACGGCCCCAACCAGTTCGGCGCCGCCCCGACCACCTACATGAACGTGGACCGCGCCTACTCGCGCGGCGTGGAAGCCAGCCTGCGCTGGCCCATCGCGCAGGCGTGGTCGCTGACCGGCAGCTATACCTATACCCGCTCGGAACAGAAGACCGGGCAGTACCAGGGGCAGCCGCTGAACCAGCTGCCGATGCACCTGCTGGTGGCCACGCTGAACTGGCGGCCGAGCGAGAAGGTCAACGCGTGGGCGCGCGTCAACTACCGCGGCAAGGAGAGCCAGCCGATCACCGGGCCGTCGTCGAGCACCGTGGTGGCGCCGTCTTACACCTTCGTCGACCTCGGCGCGACCTACGCGCTGACCAAGAACGTGTCGGTGTTCGCCGGCATCTACAACCTGTTCGACAAGCAGGTGAACTACACCGACTACGGCTATGTCGAGGACGGCCGGCGCTACTGGATGAGCGTGGCGGTCAAGTTCTGA
- a CDS encoding siderophore ABC transporter substrate-binding protein: MTKHQSTRRRLLAACAAALLAPALPARALQVRHAQGLAEVPDHPASIAVFDLATLDTLRVLDAPVAGVPDGKLPGRLGVYEDARYTRIGSAGEPDMDALRALAPQLIVVGGRSASKYEALAKLAPTLDLSPSRDDLVGSVAAQAALLGQLTGRQARAAQQVAALRAAVARLQAQAAGAGTALVLLTTGGKISAQPPGTRFGVIHAAFGLRPALAAAPEAGARGMPVTPADIRQADPDWLLVIDRDAAIGRAGPSAKELLDVAPLHGGRAWQRGQVVYLDPASWYLLGGAGLGAMQDNVKQIADALARQC; this comes from the coding sequence ATGACGAAGCACCAATCCACCCGGCGGCGCCTGCTGGCCGCCTGCGCGGCGGCCTTGCTGGCGCCCGCCCTGCCCGCCCGCGCGCTGCAGGTCAGGCATGCACAAGGCCTCGCCGAGGTGCCCGACCATCCCGCCAGCATCGCGGTGTTCGACCTGGCCACGCTCGACACGCTGCGCGTGCTGGACGCCCCGGTGGCCGGCGTGCCCGACGGCAAGCTGCCGGGCAGGCTGGGCGTCTACGAGGACGCGCGCTACACCCGCATCGGGTCCGCGGGCGAGCCCGACATGGACGCGCTGCGCGCGCTGGCGCCACAGCTGATCGTGGTCGGCGGGCGCTCGGCATCGAAGTATGAAGCGCTGGCGAAGCTGGCCCCCACGCTGGACCTGAGCCCGTCCCGCGACGACCTGGTAGGCAGCGTCGCCGCGCAGGCGGCGCTGCTGGGCCAGCTGACCGGCCGCCAGGCACGGGCCGCGCAGCAGGTGGCGGCGCTGCGCGCGGCGGTGGCGCGCCTGCAGGCGCAGGCAGCGGGCGCCGGTACCGCGCTGGTGCTGCTGACCACCGGCGGCAAGATCAGCGCGCAGCCGCCAGGCACGCGCTTTGGCGTCATCCATGCGGCCTTCGGCCTGCGCCCGGCGCTGGCCGCCGCTCCCGAAGCCGGCGCGCGCGGCATGCCGGTGACGCCGGCGGATATCCGCCAGGCCGATCCGGACTGGCTGCTGGTGATCGACCGCGATGCCGCCATCGGCCGCGCCGGCCCGTCGGCAAAAGAACTGCTCGACGTGGCGCCGCTGCATGGCGGGCGTGCCTGGCAGCGCGGACAGGTGGTGTATCTCGATCCGGCCAGCTGGTACCTGCTCGGCGGCGCCGGGCTGGGCGCCATGCAGGACAATGTGAAGCAGATCGCCGACGCGCTCGCGCGGCAATGCTGA
- the treF gene encoding alpha,alpha-trehalase TreF, which produces MRPTGKPDSEPAVSSPGAAASASGSTVPRSAPATPDGAGAVAGPAAAPGKIHAAARPRLITHRDCPPPHTLPGCACADMLSPAARYGELFVDVQHSGLFADSKTFPDCIPNCDPDLIVARYRELRGTPGFSLADFVESYFTRATVPDSHYVSDPASTLREHIDSLWPVLTRAPVAHPPLSSLLPLPHRYVVPGGRFGELYYWDSYFTMEGLAGSGHDDLMVEMTRNFAYLIDTYGLVPNGTRNYYLSRSQPPVFALMVDLLEREQLARALDFLPQLRREYAFWMDGADGLGPGHAHRRVVCLPDGALLNRYWDDRAWPREEAFLEDMETALRSGRPHHMVFRDLRAAAESGWDFSSRWLDAPDLPDGQPADLATIRTTALLPVDLNALLWHLETRLAALCDQAADAAAAATYRAAAQRRKAAIRQYLWHGAAGVFVDYDWCRGAPRRHLTAATVMPLYLGLASPAQAQAVAQALQDRLLVDGGLATTECTSGQQWDHPNGWAPLQWLAVCGLERYGHKALAGEIARRWLATVASLYTHECKLVEKYRIRRIEGAAQGGGGGEYPLQDGFGWTNAIAGALMARYGEVPATCRADDVAA; this is translated from the coding sequence ATGCGGCCGACCGGCAAGCCCGACTCCGAACCCGCGGTGTCATCACCCGGCGCCGCCGCCAGCGCCAGCGGCAGCACGGTGCCGCGCAGCGCCCCGGCCACGCCGGACGGCGCCGGCGCCGTGGCCGGGCCCGCGGCGGCGCCCGGCAAGATCCACGCGGCGGCGCGCCCGCGATTGATCACACACCGCGACTGCCCGCCGCCGCACACGCTGCCGGGCTGTGCCTGCGCCGACATGCTGTCGCCCGCGGCGCGCTATGGCGAGCTGTTCGTCGACGTCCAGCACAGCGGCCTGTTCGCCGACAGCAAGACCTTCCCTGACTGCATTCCCAACTGCGACCCGGACCTGATCGTGGCGCGCTATCGCGAGCTGCGCGGCACCCCCGGCTTCTCGCTGGCGGATTTCGTGGAGTCGTATTTCACCCGGGCCACCGTGCCGGACAGCCACTACGTGTCCGATCCCGCCAGCACCCTGCGCGAGCATATCGACAGCCTGTGGCCGGTGCTGACGCGCGCGCCCGTGGCCCATCCGCCGCTGTCGTCGCTGTTGCCGCTGCCGCACCGCTACGTGGTGCCGGGCGGCCGCTTCGGGGAACTCTATTACTGGGATTCCTACTTCACCATGGAGGGGTTGGCCGGCAGCGGGCACGACGACCTGATGGTGGAGATGACGCGCAATTTCGCCTACCTGATCGACACCTACGGGCTGGTGCCGAACGGTACCCGCAACTACTACCTGAGCCGCTCGCAGCCGCCGGTGTTTGCGCTGATGGTGGACCTGCTCGAACGCGAGCAGTTGGCCCGCGCGCTCGACTTCCTGCCGCAGCTGCGCCGCGAATACGCCTTCTGGATGGACGGCGCCGACGGCCTGGGTCCCGGCCACGCGCACCGCCGCGTGGTCTGCCTGCCCGACGGCGCGTTGCTCAACCGCTACTGGGACGACCGCGCCTGGCCGCGCGAGGAGGCGTTCCTGGAAGATATGGAGACCGCGCTGCGCAGCGGCCGGCCGCACCATATGGTGTTCCGCGACCTGCGCGCCGCGGCGGAGTCGGGCTGGGACTTCAGCTCGCGCTGGCTCGATGCGCCTGACTTGCCCGACGGCCAGCCCGCTGACCTTGCCACCATCCGCACCACGGCGCTGCTGCCGGTCGATCTCAATGCGCTGCTGTGGCACCTGGAAACGCGCCTTGCCGCGCTGTGCGATCAGGCCGCCGACGCCGCCGCGGCAGCAACTTACCGCGCCGCGGCGCAACGGCGCAAGGCGGCCATCCGGCAATACCTGTGGCACGGCGCGGCGGGTGTCTTTGTCGATTACGACTGGTGCCGCGGCGCGCCGCGCCGGCATCTCACCGCGGCCACCGTGATGCCGCTCTATCTCGGCCTGGCCAGTCCGGCGCAGGCGCAGGCGGTGGCGCAGGCGCTGCAGGACCGGCTGCTGGTCGACGGCGGGCTGGCCACCACGGAGTGCACCTCGGGCCAGCAATGGGACCATCCCAACGGCTGGGCCCCGCTGCAATGGCTGGCGGTATGCGGCCTGGAGCGCTATGGCCATAAGGCCCTCGCAGGCGAGATTGCGCGGCGCTGGCTGGCTACCGTGGCCAGCCTGTACACCCACGAATGCAAGCTGGTCGAGAAATACCGCATCCGGCGTATCGAAGGCGCCGCCCAGGGTGGGGGCGGTGGCGAGTATCCGCTGCAGGACGGCTTTGGCTGGACCAATGCGATTGCCGGCGCGCTGATGGCACGCTACGGCGAGGTGCCGGCAACGTGCCGCGCGGATGACGTGGCCGCCTGA
- the mdtD gene encoding multidrug transporter subunit MdtD — translation MTSPAPDDRTRRIMLWVVAVGFFMQTLDSTIVNTALPSMAHSLGESPLRMQSVVIAYSLTMAVIIPASGWLADRFGTRTIFQTAIALFVAGSLLCAYAPTLNFLIGARVVQGVGGAMLLPVGRLSVLRTFPREQYLQALSFVAIPGMIGPLIGPTLGGWLTQALSWHWIFLINVPVGVLGALATVRYMPNARLAGVGRFDLAGYLLLATAMLALSFSLDGLAGLGFQHATVLMLLIGSMAALTAYGLHANRSKQPLFPLRLFRIHSFSVGLLGNLFARIGNGSMPFLIPLTLQVSLGYAPLDAGLMMLPVTAAGMASKRLATRLIQRHGYRRVLVSNTFVVGVVMAGFALITPQLPLWLLVPLLAVFGMVNSIQFTAMNTVTLKDLSGAGASSGNSMLSMVQMLSMSLAVTAAGALLATFQHRFGGDPAAVLPAFHATFICMGLITCASAWIFMQLGVREAAPALPVQHGEKEV, via the coding sequence ATGACCTCGCCCGCGCCCGACGACCGCACCCGCCGCATCATGCTGTGGGTGGTGGCGGTCGGTTTCTTCATGCAGACGCTGGACTCGACCATCGTCAACACCGCGCTGCCGTCGATGGCGCACAGCCTGGGCGAGAGCCCGCTGCGGATGCAGTCGGTGGTGATTGCCTACTCGCTGACGATGGCGGTGATCATCCCGGCCTCGGGCTGGCTGGCCGACCGCTTCGGCACCCGCACCATCTTCCAGACCGCGATCGCGCTGTTCGTCGCCGGCTCGCTGCTGTGCGCCTACGCGCCGACGCTGAACTTTCTGATCGGCGCGCGCGTGGTGCAGGGCGTGGGCGGCGCGATGCTGCTGCCGGTGGGGCGGCTCTCGGTGCTGCGCACCTTTCCGCGCGAGCAATACCTGCAGGCGCTCAGCTTCGTCGCCATTCCCGGCATGATCGGCCCGCTGATCGGCCCCACGCTGGGCGGCTGGCTGACCCAGGCGCTGTCCTGGCACTGGATCTTCCTGATCAACGTGCCGGTGGGCGTGCTGGGCGCGCTGGCCACCGTGCGCTACATGCCCAACGCGCGGCTGGCCGGCGTCGGCCGCTTCGACCTTGCGGGCTACCTGTTGCTGGCCACCGCCATGCTGGCGCTGTCGTTCTCGCTCGACGGGCTCGCCGGGCTGGGCTTCCAGCACGCCACCGTGCTGATGCTGCTGATCGGCAGCATGGCCGCGCTGACCGCCTACGGGCTGCACGCCAACCGCAGCAAGCAGCCGCTGTTCCCGTTGCGGCTGTTCCGCATCCACAGCTTCAGCGTCGGGCTGCTGGGCAACCTGTTCGCGCGCATCGGCAACGGCTCGATGCCGTTCCTGATCCCGCTGACGCTGCAGGTCAGCCTGGGCTATGCGCCGCTCGATGCCGGCCTGATGATGCTGCCGGTCACCGCCGCCGGCATGGCGTCCAAGCGGCTCGCCACGCGACTGATCCAGCGCCATGGGTATCGGCGCGTGCTGGTGTCGAATACGTTCGTGGTAGGGGTGGTGATGGCGGGATTTGCGCTGATCACGCCGCAGCTGCCGCTATGGCTGCTGGTGCCGCTGCTGGCCGTGTTCGGCATGGTCAATTCGATCCAGTTTACGGCGATGAACACGGTCACGCTGAAGGACCTCAGCGGCGCCGGCGCCAGCAGCGGCAACAGCATGCTGTCGATGGTGCAGATGCTGTCGATGAGCCTGGCCGTGACCGCGGCCGGCGCGTTGCTGGCAACCTTCCAGCACCGCTTTGGCGGCGATCCCGCCGCGGTGCTGCCGGCCTTCCATGCCACCTTTATCTGCATGGGGCTGATCACCTGCGCGTCGGCCTGGATCTTCATGCAGCTGGGCGTGCGCGAGGCCGCGCCGGCGCTGCCGGTGCAGCATGGCGAGAAGGAGGTGTAG
- a CDS encoding TonB-dependent receptor family protein, giving the protein MNPGGRQIPAMRQQRRFPYRFPALSALACAALLLASAAARAADAPDTAVAAATGETLPDVVVSATRSEQRRFDAPAAIDSVPVDPLRSATPLVNLSEVLAGVPGVAVRDRQNYSQDLQLAVRGFGTRSTFGVRGVRLYVDGIPATMPDGQGQASTADLANASRVEVLRGPFAQLYGNASGGVVQVFTPDPPKDGFTGRVSTGFGADGQWQAGVALAGGNDRLGASLDAWTYQTDGYREHSAARRYQLNARVVAQPASGTRVTGQFNYFNQPLAQDPLGLTRAQADADPRQAVAAATQFDTGKSVEQAQAGVAVDHQLSETDSLSARLYGGTRNLYQRLGFSGAALTSSGGIVDLDRTYGGAALSWSRRTTTAAGLPLLWSAGLEANGMRDGRNGYVNQNGTQGALRRDETNTATDLGAFAQFDWTFHPAWQLVGGARASRVRLGIDDHFITAASPDDSGHASYSNVSPVLGLVWHALDSLNVYANLGRGFETPTLTEVAYGPGGVGSNLGLQASTSRQGEIGIKWQAAGQRLEAALFDADSHDEVVPLANNAGRTVYQNVSGVRRRGLELGWRGGFLDQVGTPGQGGGSRIEAGLAYTWLDAYFGDGFTNAQGQAVAAGNRLPGTARHSLAADLSWRPLAPLTLGAELRVDSRVYADDLNTQAAPGYAVINLRAGYAFRIGPTHFYLFGRIDNLADRRYIGSVIVNEANGRYFEPAPGRRFFIGLRAAL; this is encoded by the coding sequence ATGAACCCAGGCGGCAGGCAGATTCCGGCGATGCGGCAGCAGCGCCGCTTCCCTTATCGTTTCCCGGCACTTTCTGCGCTGGCGTGCGCGGCGCTGCTGCTGGCCAGCGCCGCCGCGCGCGCGGCGGATGCGCCCGACACGGCCGTGGCCGCGGCCACCGGCGAGACCCTGCCCGACGTGGTGGTCAGCGCCACCCGCAGCGAGCAGCGCCGCTTCGATGCGCCCGCCGCGATCGACAGCGTGCCGGTCGATCCCCTGCGCAGCGCCACGCCGCTGGTGAACCTGTCGGAAGTGCTGGCCGGCGTACCGGGCGTGGCGGTGCGCGACCGCCAGAACTATTCGCAGGACCTGCAGCTGGCGGTGCGCGGCTTCGGCACGCGCTCGACCTTCGGCGTGCGCGGTGTGCGGCTTTATGTTGACGGCATTCCCGCCACCATGCCGGACGGGCAGGGGCAGGCGTCCACCGCCGACCTGGCCAATGCCAGCCGTGTCGAGGTGCTGCGCGGCCCGTTCGCGCAGCTGTATGGCAATGCCTCGGGCGGGGTGGTGCAGGTGTTCACGCCGGATCCGCCGAAGGACGGCTTCACCGGGCGCGTATCGACCGGCTTCGGTGCCGACGGCCAGTGGCAGGCCGGCGTGGCGCTGGCCGGCGGCAATGACCGGCTCGGCGCGTCGCTCGATGCATGGACCTACCAGACCGACGGCTACCGCGAGCACAGCGCGGCGCGCCGCTACCAGCTCAATGCCAGAGTGGTGGCGCAGCCGGCCAGCGGCACGCGCGTGACCGGCCAGTTCAACTACTTCAACCAGCCGCTGGCGCAGGACCCGCTCGGCCTCACCCGGGCGCAGGCCGATGCCGATCCGCGCCAGGCCGTGGCCGCGGCGACGCAGTTCGATACCGGCAAGAGTGTCGAGCAGGCCCAGGCCGGGGTGGCGGTGGACCACCAGCTCAGCGAGACCGACAGCCTGTCGGCACGCCTGTACGGCGGCACCCGCAACCTGTACCAGCGGCTGGGCTTCAGCGGCGCCGCGCTCACGTCGTCCGGCGGCATCGTCGACCTCGACCGCACTTACGGCGGCGCCGCGCTGTCCTGGAGCCGGCGCACCACCACGGCCGCGGGTTTGCCCTTGCTGTGGAGCGCCGGGCTTGAAGCCAACGGCATGCGCGATGGCCGCAACGGCTACGTCAACCAGAACGGCACGCAGGGCGCGCTGCGCCGCGATGAAACCAATACCGCGACCGACCTCGGCGCCTTCGCTCAGTTCGACTGGACTTTCCATCCGGCCTGGCAACTGGTGGGCGGGGCGCGCGCCAGCCGGGTGCGGCTGGGCATCGACGACCATTTCATCACCGCGGCCAGCCCCGATGACAGCGGCCATGCCAGCTACAGCAACGTCAGCCCGGTGCTGGGCCTGGTCTGGCATGCGCTGGATTCCCTCAACGTCTACGCCAACCTCGGCCGCGGCTTCGAGACCCCGACGCTGACCGAGGTGGCCTACGGGCCCGGCGGCGTCGGCAGCAACCTGGGCCTGCAGGCCTCGACCAGCCGCCAGGGCGAGATCGGCATCAAGTGGCAGGCGGCGGGCCAGCGGCTGGAAGCGGCGCTGTTCGATGCCGACAGTCATGACGAGGTGGTGCCGCTGGCCAACAATGCCGGGCGCACCGTCTACCAGAACGTCAGCGGCGTGCGCCGGCGCGGGCTGGAGCTGGGCTGGCGCGGCGGCTTTCTCGATCAGGTCGGCACGCCGGGCCAGGGCGGCGGCAGCCGGATCGAGGCCGGGCTGGCCTATACCTGGCTCGACGCCTACTTTGGCGACGGCTTTACCAACGCGCAGGGCCAGGCGGTGGCGGCCGGCAACCGGCTGCCCGGCACCGCGCGCCACAGCCTTGCCGCCGACCTGTCGTGGCGGCCGCTCGCGCCGCTGACGCTGGGGGCCGAGCTGCGCGTCGACAGCCGGGTCTATGCCGACGACCTCAACACCCAGGCCGCGCCGGGCTATGCCGTGATCAACCTGCGCGCCGGCTATGCCTTCCGCATCGGCCCGACGCACTTTTACCTGTTCGGGCGCATCGACAACCTGGCCGACCGGCGCTACATCGGCTCGGTGATCGTCAACGAGGCCAACGGGCGCTACTTCGAGCCGGCACCGGGCCGGCGCTTCTTCATCGGGCTGCGCGCAGCGCTGTAA